In Flavobacterium okayamense, a single window of DNA contains:
- a CDS encoding heavy-metal-associated domain-containing protein: MNTTIYIQNLKCGGCANTVTKNLTEIEGISNVLVNVEESSVSFEFSSDEKLENVKNTLNRLGYPEDGEANSITAKAKSYVSCAVGKMSK, translated from the coding sequence ATGAATACTACAATATATATACAAAATTTAAAATGTGGTGGTTGTGCCAATACGGTTACCAAAAATTTAACTGAAATTGAAGGTATATCGAATGTTTTGGTTAATGTAGAAGAAAGTTCAGTTAGTTTTGAATTTTCTTCAGATGAAAAATTAGAAAATGTAAAGAATACATTAAATCGTTTGGGTTATCCAGAAGATGGAGAAGCCAATTCAATTACTGCAAAAGCTAAATCGTATGTGAGTTGTGCAGTAGGGAAGATGTCAAAATAA
- the kdsA gene encoding 3-deoxy-8-phosphooctulonate synthase, with protein MNLNNIPQIKHTDSGNFFVLAGPCAIEGEEMAMRIAEKLVTITNNLEIPYVFKGSFKKANRSRVDSFTGIGDEKALKILNKVSREFGIPTVTDIHTNEDAAMAAEYVDILQIPAFLVRQTDLVVAAANTGKTVNLKKGQFMSPESMKHAAQKVLDSNNENFMITDRGTMFGYQDMIVDFRGIPTMREFGTTVLDVTHSLQQPNQMSGVTGGRPDMIETIAKAGIAVGVDGIFIETHFDPANAKSDGANMLHLDYFEGLMTKLVAIRKTINQF; from the coding sequence ATGAATTTAAATAATATTCCACAAATAAAACATACTGATAGTGGTAATTTCTTTGTACTAGCCGGTCCATGTGCTATAGAAGGAGAAGAAATGGCAATGCGAATTGCTGAAAAATTAGTGACTATCACAAATAATTTAGAAATTCCTTATGTATTTAAAGGATCTTTTAAAAAAGCAAATCGTTCTAGAGTAGACAGTTTTACTGGTATTGGAGATGAAAAAGCTTTAAAAATTTTAAATAAAGTTTCTAGAGAATTTGGAATACCTACTGTTACAGACATTCATACTAATGAAGATGCTGCAATGGCTGCTGAATATGTGGATATATTACAAATTCCAGCTTTTTTAGTTCGTCAAACCGATTTAGTTGTAGCAGCTGCAAATACTGGTAAAACAGTTAATCTAAAAAAAGGACAATTTATGAGTCCTGAAAGTATGAAACATGCAGCTCAAAAAGTACTTGATAGTAATAACGAAAACTTCATGATTACTGATAGAGGAACTATGTTTGGTTATCAAGATATGATTGTAGACTTTAGAGGAATTCCTACAATGAGAGAATTTGGAACTACAGTTTTAGATGTTACTCATTCCTTACAACAACCTAATCAAATGAGTGGTGTTACAGGTGGTCGTCCTGATATGATAGAAACAATTGCCAAAGCTGGTATTGCTGTAGGAGTGGATGGAATTTTCATAGAAACTCACTTCGACCCTGCAAATGCTAAAAGTGATGGTGCTAACATGCTACACTTAGATTATTTTGAAGGACTAATGACAAAATTAGTTGCTATTCGAAAAACCATAAATCAATTTTAA
- a CDS encoding winged helix-turn-helix domain-containing protein: MKNIIQNINKAFDHRIRLGIMSVLMVNESADFTSLKEILGVTDGNLASHAKALEVENYIVVEKQFIGRKPNTKYIATKAGKKAFQEHIEALEKLISGQ; encoded by the coding sequence ATGAAAAACATTATCCAAAATATCAACAAAGCTTTTGATCACCGAATTCGTTTGGGGATTATGTCGGTATTGATGGTTAATGAAAGTGCAGATTTCACCTCGCTAAAAGAAATCCTTGGTGTTACTGATGGCAATCTTGCCAGTCATGCTAAGGCTTTAGAAGTTGAAAATTATATTGTAGTAGAAAAGCAATTTATTGGAAGAAAACCAAACACAAAATACATTGCAACAAAAGCTGGAAAAAAAGCATTTCAAGAACATATTGAAGCTTTAGAAAAATTAATATCTGGCCAATAA
- a CDS encoding DUF1801 domain-containing protein — translation MNPVEEYILKQPQSFQDIMLYVINVVENELEETELLFKWGIPYFYYKKKPFLYMAPNKKRYVDLGFTRGYQLVLNQEILIGEKRNTVKSLRYSSLEEINHEILLSVIHEAITLYK, via the coding sequence ATGAATCCAGTTGAAGAATATATTTTAAAACAACCTCAATCTTTTCAAGATATTATGTTGTATGTCATAAACGTTGTTGAGAATGAACTCGAAGAAACAGAGTTATTGTTTAAATGGGGAATTCCTTATTTCTATTATAAGAAGAAACCCTTTTTATATATGGCTCCCAATAAAAAGAGATATGTCGATTTAGGATTTACAAGAGGATATCAGCTTGTATTGAATCAAGAAATATTAATAGGAGAGAAGCGTAATACCGTTAAGTCTTTAAGGTATTCAAGTTTAGAGGAGATTAATCATGAAATATTACTTTCTGTAATTCATGAAGCCATAACATTATACAAATAA
- a CDS encoding YeeE/YedE family protein, with product MEILTGTWHWSISGLVIGLVMLSLIYFGKTFGMSSNLRTFCSIAGVGRKINYFKFDWREQKWNLAVVIGAILGGFFATHFLESDSILQLNSKTLVLLNDYNIDAPNGKIVPEALFGWEILSNYKVVIMLFVGGILIGFGTPYAGGCTSGHAITGLSNLQLPSLIAVIGFFIGGLIAVHFIIPLIFG from the coding sequence ATGGAGATTTTAACAGGTACTTGGCATTGGTCAATTTCTGGACTGGTGATTGGATTGGTGATGCTGTCCTTAATATATTTTGGAAAAACTTTTGGAATGTCTTCAAACCTTAGGACATTTTGTTCAATAGCTGGTGTAGGAAGAAAAATTAATTATTTTAAGTTTGACTGGCGAGAGCAAAAGTGGAATTTAGCAGTTGTTATTGGAGCTATTTTAGGAGGTTTTTTTGCAACTCATTTTTTAGAAAGCGATTCAATACTCCAATTAAACTCAAAAACGTTAGTATTATTAAACGATTATAATATTGATGCTCCAAACGGTAAAATTGTTCCAGAAGCATTGTTCGGTTGGGAAATTTTAAGCAATTATAAAGTTGTAATAATGTTATTTGTTGGTGGAATTTTAATTGGATTTGGAACACCATATGCTGGAGGTTGTACTTCTGGACATGCTATTACAGGTTTGAGTAATTTACAATTACCATCTTTAATTGCTGTTATTGGTTTTTTTATTGGCGGACTTATAGCGGTTCATTTTATAATTCCTTTAATTTTTGGATAA
- a CDS encoding ATP-dependent Clp protease adaptor ClpS: MSTIEKVQEEVLVEELVGLNNEIILFNDDVNTFDHVIETLIRVCNHDALQAEQCALLVHYKGKCGVKTGSYDELKPQCSALLDAGLSAEIQ, from the coding sequence ATGAGCACAATAGAAAAAGTACAAGAAGAAGTTTTAGTAGAAGAACTTGTTGGTTTAAACAACGAAATTATTCTTTTTAATGATGATGTTAATACTTTTGATCATGTAATTGAAACGCTAATTAGAGTTTGTAATCACGATGCGCTACAAGCAGAGCAATGTGCTTTACTAGTTCATTATAAAGGAAAATGTGGCGTAAAAACTGGAAGTTATGACGAGCTTAAACCGCAATGTTCCGCATTACTCGATGCTGGCTTAAGTGCCGAAATACAATAA
- a CDS encoding heavy-metal-associated domain-containing protein — MKKVILSVAIIVAMGVISCKNETKKVEDTTTTEVSNEIAMTDLSFGVRGNCGMCKETIEEAVNSVDGVSAANWDKDKKKIDVSFDSSKTNEMAIHNAIAASGYDTEKVAGNEEAYNNLPGCCQYDHEMMMNQSGEMKSEDHSNHNH; from the coding sequence ATGAAAAAGGTAATTTTAAGTGTAGCTATAATAGTAGCTATGGGGGTAATTAGTTGTAAAAATGAAACTAAAAAAGTTGAAGACACTACAACAACAGAAGTATCAAATGAAATTGCAATGACAGATTTGTCTTTTGGAGTAAGAGGGAACTGTGGTATGTGTAAAGAAACAATTGAAGAAGCGGTTAATAGTGTTGATGGTGTTTCAGCTGCTAATTGGGATAAAGATAAGAAGAAAATTGATGTTTCATTTGATAGTTCAAAAACTAATGAAATGGCAATACACAATGCAATTGCAGCTTCAGGGTATGATACAGAAAAAGTTGCGGGTAATGAAGAAGCATATAATAATTTACCAGGTTGTTGTCAATACGACCACGAAATGATGATGAATCAATCAGGTGAAATGAAATCAGAAGATCATTCAAATCATAATCACTAA
- a CDS encoding SanA/YdcF family protein — protein MLFKKHIYIIYIGFWCLLPIVIVSFFCNTIVLENSKNKSFSDASKISHNKVGLVLGTSKYLKNGKLNPYFTCRIKATQKLYNANKISFILVSGDNSQIDYNEPLDFKKELVLLGIPENKIILDYAGFRTLDSVVRANKIFNLNSFTIISQPFHTRRALFISNVNNLNAIAFNAEEIEGTANIFSSIREYFARTKVLLDFLFGIEPKFLGEKILIK, from the coding sequence ATGTTATTTAAAAAACATATCTATATAATATACATTGGCTTTTGGTGTCTATTACCAATAGTAATTGTATCTTTTTTTTGCAATACTATTGTATTAGAAAACTCTAAAAATAAAAGTTTCTCAGACGCGAGTAAAATTTCACACAACAAAGTTGGACTCGTTTTAGGAACCTCAAAATATTTAAAAAATGGAAAATTAAACCCTTATTTTACATGCCGAATTAAAGCTACACAAAAACTATATAATGCAAATAAGATTTCATTTATACTAGTTAGTGGTGATAATTCACAAATAGATTATAATGAGCCTTTAGATTTTAAAAAAGAGTTAGTATTACTTGGCATTCCTGAAAACAAAATAATTTTAGACTATGCTGGCTTTAGAACTCTGGATTCAGTTGTAAGAGCAAATAAAATTTTTAATTTGAATTCATTTACTATTATTTCACAACCATTTCATACAAGAAGAGCATTATTTATATCAAATGTGAATAATTTAAATGCAATTGCTTTTAATGCTGAAGAAATAGAAGGAACTGCCAATATTTTCTCATCAATTAGGGAATATTTTGCAAGAACTAAAGTACTTTTGGATTTTCTTTTTGGAATTGAACCCAAATTCTTAGGTGAAAAAATTTTAATCAAATAA
- the creD gene encoding cell envelope integrity protein CreD — protein MENQTEKETFERSTWFQTNTAKMMMVGILTLVLLIPLTIVQDLIKERSERKNEATIKVTNSWGDNINLMGPILKVPYKIYSQTEEIDEKTKEKTIKKYSYTQNAYFFPFELNHTTKVDKVDKLKLGLYKPIVFKANVGVNGNFKELNFEKLGIKPENVLWDKATIQIRTSNLKSIKSDLFIKLNGDKYTLETNGESKGNFDVLETKNFNLDSITNLDFNFDIQYNGSNSIEFIPIGKTTKTSIDANWNSPSFIGSYAPLDTTKNITNKSFHADWKLIHVNRPFAQQYSEKIPNLNEYSYGAKLIETVDQYQQNERASKYGFLVIGLTFLIFFLIQTISKINIHIFQYTMIGLALIMFYTLLISITEHSSFMIAYSIAASSVIVMLLLYSISVLKNKKFPLFITAALTLLYSFIYVIIQLEDYALLVGSIGLFLILAAVMYFSRKIDWSKN, from the coding sequence ATGGAAAATCAAACAGAAAAAGAAACATTTGAAAGATCAACTTGGTTTCAAACCAATACTGCCAAAATGATGATGGTAGGAATTTTAACTTTAGTTTTATTAATTCCCCTAACCATAGTTCAAGATCTTATTAAAGAAAGATCAGAAAGAAAAAATGAAGCTACAATTAAAGTCACGAATTCTTGGGGAGATAATATAAACTTAATGGGGCCTATTTTAAAAGTTCCGTATAAGATTTATTCACAGACCGAAGAAATAGATGAAAAAACTAAAGAGAAAACCATTAAAAAATATTCCTACACACAAAATGCTTATTTCTTTCCATTTGAACTTAATCATACAACTAAAGTTGATAAAGTTGATAAACTAAAACTTGGTTTATATAAACCAATAGTATTTAAAGCTAATGTGGGTGTTAATGGAAATTTTAAAGAATTAAACTTCGAAAAACTAGGTATTAAACCCGAAAATGTACTTTGGGACAAAGCTACTATTCAAATAAGAACTTCAAACTTGAAAAGTATAAAAAGTGATTTGTTCATTAAACTTAATGGCGATAAATATACATTAGAAACAAATGGAGAATCTAAAGGTAATTTTGATGTTTTAGAAACTAAAAATTTTAACCTAGATTCGATTACTAATTTAGATTTTAACTTTGATATACAATACAACGGAAGTAATTCTATCGAATTCATTCCAATAGGTAAAACAACCAAAACTAGTATTGATGCGAATTGGAATTCGCCTTCTTTTATAGGAAGTTATGCGCCACTAGATACAACGAAAAACATTACAAACAAAAGTTTTCATGCCGATTGGAAATTAATTCATGTAAACAGACCATTTGCACAACAATATTCAGAAAAGATTCCTAATTTAAATGAATATTCTTATGGAGCTAAACTAATTGAAACGGTTGATCAGTACCAACAGAACGAACGTGCATCTAAATACGGTTTTTTAGTAATTGGTTTAACATTTTTAATTTTCTTTTTAATACAAACCATCAGTAAAATAAACATTCACATTTTTCAATATACGATGATTGGTTTAGCTCTAATTATGTTTTACACATTATTAATTTCAATAACCGAACATTCAAGTTTTATGATTGCATATTCTATTGCTGCAAGTTCAGTTATTGTAATGTTGTTATTATATTCGATATCAGTGTTGAAAAACAAGAAATTTCCATTATTTATAACTGCTGCATTAACACTACTTTATAGTTTTATTTATGTAATTATTCAGTTAGAAGATTATGCTTTATTAGTAGGAAGTATTGGATTATTCTTAATTTTAGCAGCGGTAATGTATTTCTCAAGAAAAATTGACTGGTCTAAAAACTAA
- the prmA gene encoding 50S ribosomal protein L11 methyltransferase encodes MSNTYIGYHFNVEPKEPGTEILIAELGELAFESFIETEEGVSAYIQKEFWNENILEDIYILENPEFKISYTIEDIEQVNWNEEWEKNFNPIDVDGICYVRAPFHEASNVKYEIVIEPKMSFGTGHHETTHMMIQHILDTDVVGKKTLDMGCGTAILAILAEMKGAEPIDAIDIDNWCYLNSIENAERNSCKQISVYEGDAELLKDKNYDVIIANINRNILLNDMQTYVDCLNENGILFLSGFYTEDFDAINESCVSKGLIFEKEIVRNNWMSLKYTKNS; translated from the coding sequence ATGTCAAACACATATATTGGATATCATTTTAATGTTGAACCAAAAGAACCGGGAACAGAAATTTTAATAGCCGAACTTGGCGAATTAGCTTTTGAAAGTTTTATTGAAACTGAAGAAGGTGTTTCTGCTTATATTCAAAAAGAGTTTTGGAATGAAAATATTCTAGAAGATATTTACATTTTAGAAAATCCTGAATTTAAAATTTCATATACTATTGAAGATATTGAACAAGTCAACTGGAATGAAGAATGGGAAAAGAATTTTAATCCAATTGATGTTGATGGGATTTGTTATGTTCGCGCTCCATTTCACGAAGCTTCAAATGTTAAATACGAAATTGTAATTGAACCAAAAATGAGTTTTGGTACTGGTCATCATGAAACAACTCACATGATGATTCAACATATTCTAGATACTGATGTTGTTGGTAAGAAAACTCTAGACATGGGTTGTGGAACTGCCATTTTAGCCATTTTAGCCGAAATGAAAGGTGCTGAACCTATTGATGCAATTGATATTGATAACTGGTGTTATTTAAATTCAATTGAAAATGCAGAACGTAATAGCTGTAAACAAATTTCGGTTTATGAAGGCGATGCTGAATTGTTAAAGGATAAAAATTACGATGTAATTATTGCAAATATTAATCGTAACATTTTATTAAACGATATGCAAACTTATGTAGATTGTTTAAATGAAAATGGAATTTTATTTTTAAGCGGATTTTACACAGAAGACTTTGATGCCATAAACGAAAGTTGTGTTTCTAAAGGTTTAATTTTTGAAAAAGAAATCGTTAGAAATAATTGGATGTCACTAAAGTATACAAAAAATTCTTAA
- a CDS encoding NAD(P)-dependent oxidoreductase, with protein MTFGIIKERKTPPDRRVVFSPDELTRLQAQFPQANIKVESSDIRVFSDETYLEKGFEVTTDMDDCDVLIGVKEVPIEALIPNKKYFFFSHTIKKQPYNRKLLKAILDKNIELFDHETIVDEKNHRLIGFGRYAGIVGAYNGIRAFGLKYDLFDIAKAETLPDQKALIERLRKNRLPNIKIVLTGRGKVAYGAKEMLDGMKLKEVSVENYLTKSYDEPVYTFIDVHDYNKRKDGGEFDKKEFYSQPELYESNFERFAEVSDMLITGHFYGNGAPVILSREMLRSPKCKLKVVADVSCDIDGPIACTIKPSTIAEPNYGYLPSEHKEVAFNHPAAITVMAVDNLPCELPKDASEGFGEVFLERVIPAFFNNDADGILQRAKITENGKLTERFAYLQSYVDGK; from the coding sequence ATGACTTTTGGTATAATTAAAGAACGTAAGACACCGCCAGATAGAAGAGTCGTTTTTTCACCCGATGAATTAACACGATTACAAGCCCAATTTCCGCAAGCTAATATCAAAGTTGAAAGTTCAGATATTAGAGTTTTTTCAGATGAAACTTACCTTGAAAAAGGTTTTGAAGTAACAACTGATATGGATGACTGTGATGTTTTAATTGGCGTAAAAGAAGTTCCAATTGAAGCATTAATCCCAAACAAAAAATACTTTTTCTTTTCACACACGATAAAAAAACAGCCATATAATAGAAAACTACTTAAAGCTATTTTAGATAAAAACATCGAATTATTTGACCATGAAACTATAGTTGATGAAAAAAATCATCGATTGATTGGTTTTGGTCGATATGCTGGAATCGTTGGTGCCTATAATGGAATTAGAGCTTTTGGATTAAAATATGATTTATTTGATATTGCAAAAGCTGAAACTTTACCAGATCAAAAAGCTTTAATTGAGCGACTGCGTAAAAATCGTCTTCCAAATATTAAAATTGTATTAACAGGTAGAGGTAAAGTAGCTTACGGTGCAAAAGAAATGCTTGATGGTATGAAACTTAAAGAAGTTTCTGTTGAAAATTATTTAACTAAAAGTTATGATGAGCCAGTCTATACTTTTATTGATGTTCATGATTACAATAAGCGTAAAGATGGTGGTGAGTTTGATAAGAAAGAGTTTTATTCTCAACCAGAACTTTACGAATCAAATTTTGAAAGATTTGCTGAAGTTTCAGATATGTTAATTACTGGACATTTTTATGGAAATGGAGCCCCTGTTATTTTGTCAAGAGAAATGTTACGCTCCCCAAAATGTAAATTGAAAGTGGTAGCTGATGTTTCTTGTGATATTGATGGACCTATTGCTTGTACAATAAAACCAAGCACAATTGCTGAACCAAATTATGGTTATTTACCAAGCGAACATAAAGAAGTGGCTTTTAATCATCCTGCTGCAATAACGGTTATGGCTGTAGATAATTTACCATGTGAATTACCTAAAGATGCTAGTGAAGGTTTTGGTGAAGTGTTTTTAGAAAGGGTAATTCCAGCATTTTTTAATAATGATGCCGATGGAATTTTACAAAGAGCTAAAATTACCGAGAATGGAAAACTAACAGAACGTTTTGCTTATCTTCAGAGTTATGTTGATGGGAAGTAA
- a CDS encoding 2-dehydro-3-deoxyphosphooctonate aldolase has protein sequence MKYLFFFTFFILFSCTSTKSTIQNIDNTAIKPKIKNNAFLLTEYSNDAKYGYNADYPINIGLILERQEDIYIGYFFNALEGEKGKKIEKFEKVDTCCPFPTTHNTMGAGTLSIYEITFEGSNNKVKLHFNIYEKGKLVCPKGFIIKNSISTN, from the coding sequence ATGAAATATCTATTCTTTTTTACGTTTTTTATATTATTTAGTTGTACTAGTACAAAATCAACTATTCAAAATATTGACAACACTGCAATAAAACCGAAAATTAAGAATAATGCTTTTTTACTAACGGAATATTCGAATGACGCAAAATATGGTTATAATGCTGACTACCCTATCAACATAGGCTTAATTTTAGAACGCCAAGAAGATATTTATATTGGCTATTTTTTTAACGCACTTGAGGGTGAAAAAGGAAAAAAAATAGAAAAATTTGAAAAAGTTGATACTTGTTGTCCTTTTCCAACTACACATAATACTATGGGCGCAGGAACATTATCGATTTATGAAATTACTTTTGAAGGTAGTAATAACAAAGTAAAATTACATTTTAACATTTACGAAAAAGGGAAATTAGTTTGTCCTAAAGGATTTATAATCAAAAATTCCATTTCAACAAATTAA
- a CDS encoding DUF4199 domain-containing protein, producing MNKYSVEIKWAFIFGVAYLIWMLLEKSLGYHSIKAVQEPIFNLLFTLISFVIYFLALKEKKTKIYQNEMEWKHGFASGIVLSFFTTIITTTVVFITFSLISPTFFENAIELADNKELAQINFNLPVFVKNNIFDKLSFGVVFTALISFMIKSK from the coding sequence ATGAACAAATATTCAGTTGAGATAAAATGGGCGTTTATTTTTGGTGTAGCCTATCTAATTTGGATGTTACTTGAAAAGTCATTAGGTTATCATTCAATTAAAGCAGTACAAGAACCAATTTTTAACTTACTCTTTACTTTAATTTCATTTGTAATTTATTTTTTAGCTTTAAAAGAGAAAAAGACAAAAATTTATCAAAATGAAATGGAATGGAAACATGGTTTTGCAAGTGGTATAGTTTTGAGTTTTTTTACAACAATTATTACAACAACAGTTGTTTTTATCACTTTTAGTTTAATTTCGCCTACTTTTTTTGAAAACGCTATTGAATTAGCTGATAATAAAGAATTAGCTCAAATTAACTTTAATCTACCCGTCTTTGTTAAAAACAATATCTTCGATAAACTTTCGTTTGGTGTAGTATTTACTGCTTTAATTAGTTTCATGATAAAATCTAAGTAA
- a CDS encoding DUF6691 family protein, translating into MKLLRFVIVGFIFGVVLTKAEAISWYRIFEMFNFHSFHMYGIIFTAILTGVVGIRFIKKKEIKDYKGLPIEILDKEPSKFRYIIGGIMFGLGWGLVGACPGPIFVLLGAGIGTIGIVLFGALIGNFIYGYFKDKLPH; encoded by the coding sequence ATGAAATTATTACGTTTTGTTATAGTAGGTTTTATTTTTGGAGTTGTATTAACTAAAGCCGAAGCCATTTCTTGGTATCGAATTTTTGAAATGTTCAATTTTCATTCTTTTCATATGTATGGAATCATTTTTACAGCAATCCTGACTGGTGTTGTAGGAATTCGATTTATCAAGAAAAAAGAAATTAAGGATTATAAAGGTTTACCAATTGAAATTTTAGATAAAGAACCTTCAAAGTTCCGTTATATTATAGGAGGAATTATGTTTGGTTTAGGTTGGGGATTAGTAGGTGCTTGTCCTGGACCAATTTTTGTTTTACTTGGAGCAGGTATTGGAACCATTGGAATTGTATTATTCGGAGCTCTTATTGGAAATTTTATCTATGGTTATTTTAAAGATAAATTACCGCATTAA
- a CDS encoding potassium transporter KefB has protein sequence MKPINLSTLIKFAITGAVIALILISLLIFSVNTPKPEWGQHWYIRPLIVTQFVTSIGGIALYLLNLKDFKSKILNLILLICSILIFVFFLWIGTILGLDGTLWN, from the coding sequence ATGAAACCAATTAATCTATCAACCTTAATAAAATTTGCAATTACTGGAGCAGTTATAGCTTTAATCTTAATTTCATTATTGATTTTTAGTGTTAATACTCCAAAACCCGAATGGGGTCAACATTGGTATATAAGGCCACTAATAGTAACTCAATTTGTAACGTCAATTGGAGGAATTGCTTTATATCTCTTGAATTTAAAAGATTTTAAGTCTAAAATTCTCAACTTAATTTTATTAATATGTAGCATTTTAATATTCGTTTTCTTCCTATGGATAGGTACAATTCTTGGCTTAGACGGAACACTATGGAATTAA